The nucleotide window TCTGTTATAGGCTCATAGCGCATCCTACAGCTACTAAAGACCAAGGCAAAGAACTGGAGAACAATGGGCCTCGCAGGTCTGCACGTCAAGCTGGGCCCAAAGCGCACTATACTCTACTGGCTCGGAGTGGAAGTAGCTCCTGGGTTGCATTTGTTCAGACTTGGATGTAATATATATATGGCTGAGGGTGTTCCTCTGTAGGACTAAGAACAAACAACATACAAACTACCCAAACGACTCATTCATCTGTGATTCGTCAACTCTATCTTCTCTTTGTCTTGCTCTCTTCATCTTAATCCCTGCTCCTATCAGTCCACTAACACTTGGTATCAGATTCACGATCTGGGATCCAGTTCATCGTTCCCCATCTGTCCTTCGATTGGCATCAGATTTGGTCGCCGAGTTCGCAGTGCTTCTGCCCCTAGCGGTCAATCCCTGATCTCGTGTAATTCCTGTCCACGCCGATTGATTCATGCGGGAATTCATCGTCCtggaaccgccgccgccgccaccaccacctcacgACCACTACACTGGAGTACAGAAAAAGTTTGGCGCAATGAGTCCCGATTCCAAGATCCTGCTCGAGGAGATTCAACGCCTCATTGTGAATCTGCGACGTGAGGGATGCAAGGGAGCTTTGGTCTCTTGGAGGCAGGCGACGTGAGGGTTAGCGCAAGAGACATCACAGACAGCGCGCGTCACATATTGTTCACTTAAACTCGTTTAAATTGTGCACACACGTGTAAATAAAAACCATGGTTATACTTTATACCCTAAACGGTGGATTAAACAAAAAaccatttaaacggtcaaaaaacaGTTTAAACAATGTGTTTAAGTCGTGATAAAGTGGAAACCACACGCTTGCCGTCGGAGAGTGGTCAGGAGAAGCAGTGGAATGGATGAGGTGTCTAGCTTAACTCATGGAGGTCGTGGCCCTGTGCTTTAATCATGTTTACTAAGCTAGGGACGACATGTGCTGAATTGTTTTCTCACGTTGCAACACACAAGCACATATTTGCTAACTATATAGTAAGTAGTAAAGGAGAAGATGCCTTGATAGCAAAAGTCACAATCATATTCTGCTACGAAACCATTGAATGCATCCATATAATGCCTCGCCTACTTGAAATATAAACACACACCAAATGTTTCCAAACTAAAGGTCACAAATTTGAAGTGATTCTTTTCTCACCAACATATATACTAGGGCATCCCTTTCTTTGGAGCAACATGAAAAAAAGAACTCATAGAGAACTTTTCGCTTTCTCcttgaaaaaacaaaaaaaatataactTTTAGCTATGCCCTGAGTATCATGTGCGTGGAATGCAAAGAAGGCAAAGAGCTAACTATGGAAATGAGAGACATCAAGAAACAAGAAAGCAGGAGGGAAGCTTGGTCACGGCATTGAAGCTTGGTCTCGTTGTATTTTTTTACTCCTATTAACACGACAATTATATTTATTGAGTATGTATGATAGAAGGCAAATTATTTTGCTACATAATAACACTGAAAGTGAGGTTGTACAGTTAAAAGAGTTTAATTGACTGGTGCACACTAACAAATTTGCTACATAATAACACTGAAAGTGAGGTTGTACAGATAAAATGGAAACCACACTCTTGCATTGCCATCGGAGATGCTAGCTAGGGTGACGAGGAGAAGCAGCAGAATGGGTGGGGTGTCGTGATTGGCTCATAGAGGCCGTTGCTTATATCATCGTGTTTGCTAAGCTAGGGCATGGGATGAATTTCTTCTCCCATTACAACCCAAGGACATATTTGCTATGAAATAATAATAAAGCAGAAGATGCCTTGATAGCAAGATTATTCACAATCATATCTGCATGCACAACTATTATATATTGAATGCGTCCACATAATGCCTCGCCTACATACACAACAAATGTTTGCAAACTAATTAATGGAGACGAATTTGAAGCGATTCTGTTATCACCAATATATATACTAGGCCACCGTTtctttggtgtgtgtgtgtgtgtgtgtgtgtggggggggggggggggggagagacaAGGCGAGTGATGATAGTTGCCACACGGTATGTAGCTTTCATTCCGTTATTAGTCCCCGTCTGATCATTAAAGCAACGAACCATTAAGCTCCTAAAACCGATGTGCCGCTGGACTCCCCAAGCCACACTTCTGTACACACCCACGTCCTAGCTTTTTATTAATCATTTCATCTCAGCTGTTGAAACTCCACCCCATTGTAGATAACGATtgcgtttttttttttgtctgacAATTTCATTCTTTTGGTAatataatcattttttattattgTATTTGTAAAATTGTAGACTCTCCTGCAAGAGCAACAAGAGCTTTCTAGACCCTTGTGGGGTAGTACTGCTAGAAAATGGAGGGTGAACAATTTTTAACGCCAACACATATGGAGTACTTAAATCAGTTACATGGATGGATTCGAAGGAAAATACATTGGCATAGATAGATATCATAAGCATGCTGGAGAGATTATAAGCAGCTACATCTTGCCCGAGGGAACAGTGTCATGGGTCCCTATGCTAGCTTGTGAAGGAAAAAAAATTATCATATCCGAAGAAGATTAACTTAGCAATAATTAAGGCTGGTAAATGTAATAAAGTTACTGGTAAAATATATCCTAGTAAGTTGCAGCAAAATGAAAAACGTCGACAGCAGGATTCGAACCTGCGCAGGCAAAGCCCAACAGATTTCGAGTCTGTCTCCTTAACCACTCGGACATATCGACAACTCGTTGCGGTCCAGCATTTCAGGCCTCTTATAACTGTGTATTACTCCGATGTACCCTAATCTCTGGAACAATCGTACGTCTCGCATTCGTCTTATGCCAATCGTACATCTCGTCCAAAGCGAACGTCCGTATAAATAGTGCTGTAACAATAACTAACCCCCAAGGGTAACAAAATCATGCCAACCATCGTAAATTAAAATAACAGAATTTGTTCTTTATTATTGAACTTCCTCAAGATATAGTCACGTTCAAACAAAACCTGCCAGCTTGCTTGCCTTTCAGCACATACTCGCCAAGTTCCACATCAGAGGAAGATTGGCTGCCGAAACTACATCCAAAACCGAGGGTTCTACACAAGTCTGGTACAAAGGCATCCACTACTGACTGTAACAACTCAGAAAAAAGGGGATAAAGTGCGACATCATTTCTTCTGCTTGCTCGATACATTCAGCTGCTGGAGGTTGAGCAGCAGGTCGTTGGAGTCCAGGAACACCTTGTTGGCAGAGGCCGAGATCGTGTGTGAGATCTCCCTTGCAGCTTCAATCTGCCGCAGGGCAAGGAAGGCAGGGTTGTTCGCGATGGCTTGACCAATCAGCTCCGCACTCTTAGCCTCTCCCTGTACAAACACAGACCAGAGGCAAATAGTGCTTCAGAAGAAGGTTCAGCTCAACATAATTACATCAACAAGGATACTACAACATAGGAATAAAATCCATTTTGTGCTTCTACTGCTCTGGCTCAGCAGCTTGACAAGATTGAATTGAAAATAGCATGAGGGCAATACAGCTAACACAGCAATAGACCTAATGATGCAACCAGAATCATTAAAATAACTGCTTATAGTACTCTCATTTTGCTTCATTAATTGGTTTCTTACCTGAGCCCTGATAATTGCACTTCTCTTATCTTGCTCAGCTTTCTCGACAATAAACTTAGCACGCTCAGCTTCCTGCGCAGCAAcctgcttggcttcaatggcatgAGTAAACTCCTTTCCAAAGCTCAGGCTTGTGATGGAGACATCATCAAGAGCAATGTTGAAGAATCTAGCCCTCTCAGTCAGTATCTTCCTAATCTCCCTGCTCACAGTCTGAAATTGGTGGGAGAAAAGAGTAAACCGAAGTGCTCTCAAGTATTTACTAGTAActtctttttcaaaaaaaaaatataggtAATATACAAAAGCTATGTTCAATCATACCTCTCTCTGTGTGATCAGCTGACTAGCATTGTATTGAGCAACAACAGCTTTCAGTGTCTCATGGATGATTGAAGGCAAAACTCTCTCATTGAAGTTCTCCCCCAAAGTTCGGTAGATATGTGGTAGACTCTCTGGCATAGGCCTTGTGAGGACACGGAGACCAATTTTCACCTGCCAAGataaagaacagaaaagataagTATCTCAAAATATTAAATGAATCACTGTGATCCAAATAcaacaccaccaccaacaacaaagccttttagtcccaagcaagttggggtaggctagagttgaaacccaacatggtACGAAAATTCACATAGCACCACATGGTACGAAATGAGGTGCCTAATTAATGATGGCTTCTATTACCGAATAAATGCATACTACTCCATTAACTACAGTGATAGAAACTAGTAGAATCAAAGGTGCCACATCTTAAATTACATATAAGAACCAAATTCTAGCATTCTACAGAGTCGATAAATATACTGTAGAACAATTCATCATATAAAAAGGAGCATTGGAATACTGATAATAATACTCCAGGCGAAAAGGTAACTAGACTAAATGCAGGTAAATGAGCATGCAGAATAAAAATGTCTACATATCTGGCCAAAACAGCTATATATGGCAATAATCGATATTTGTCAAAACCACAAGATGTTCTGAATTTATCAGGTTCATTGGTCACAACTTTGGCATGAACAAATATTTCAATGAAATTGCAGACAAACTACTGGTGCTGAAATAATCATAATAGCCAGTGGCAGCTATTAGGGGGTCAAATGAACAATAAATCAAGGAAGAAACAGGTTTGTCAGCCCAAATTTCAGTTGAACAATGTGATGCAATAACCAATTGACACAGAAGCATGCATGTCAAGCAGCAGACAGCAACATTGACACTGGAACTAAAGATAGGCTCCAAATCATGAAGAATGGTAGGCTGGAAGAATTGAACAAGAAGTGATTTGCATATTTAACAACTAAACACAGGCTCCAAATCATGAAGAATGGTATTTATTAACATCTAAACACAGGCTCAAATCATGAAGAATGGTAGGCTGGCAGAATCAAACAAAAGTGATGTGTATACTTACCATCTGAAGATCCCGGCTCCCAGAAGTACTCTCAACAAGATTCGGCCGAGCACGGACATCATAAATGATTGGCCGTTCAAACCATGGAATCATAAAGTGAGTCCCTTCAGGGTATACCTGCATATAGAAATTTTTTGGTGTAAATTGAACTGGTTCATTGTCTAGGGGGAATGCAAACCTAAGGATAAATATTAAGTAGTAACCCCAATCAACGAATGCCCTAAAAAGTCAAATTGTACAATAAGAGTTTTTCACTAATTCAAACAATCGTATACATACATCAACAAGTTCCGATGCACCAAAAGATATCACAATTgacaaaggactacaaataaagGTGCACAAAAAAGATGTCACAACCTACTTGGACAGGTACATCAGTACATGTTCTGATTCAGTTTGAAGCATGCTCAAGATAAACAAGCAAATCTCAAACCATCTTTGAGATTTGAACTGATTAATCAATATAGAAAAGCTGAGCACGTCTCAGACAggcatgcttctatctcaaaaCAAGATATTGCAAGCTGAATGTCATGTTTTATGCAAACAAACTTTCATATTATACCTATACAATTATATGCCCATTCAAGCAATCACAATATACTAATATAGCTAAAACTTTACACTATTTACATAGGCCTTTCTGGTGCATGATACCAAGGAAAACTGTTAATAAATCAAGTTATTTGTGAAAACACAGGAGTCAAATGGAAAAACATGCTTTGATAGCTTAGCTCTTCATACGAGCTAACAATGAATACGCATGCACAGATAAATACTTTGCAATAAGAAAAGATATAGAACAGTAGCTAATTGTGGCAATAAGCATTTAGACTTTATAAAGTTTGCATCAATTCTCAAAGCATAAAACCCACTAGCAAGTTGATTCTGTAGAAACAATCATCAGCAGAAAATAATTAATACATAAACCTCCATTTGTCTCTCCCCTTGACACAAAACTAGCACCAAAACAAAACCTAACATGTTTCATGGCATTATGATGAGGTGAATTCACACTATCATCACATCAAAAATATGTTATAAATACTTGCTAGTATTTCACAGGAATTGATGGAGTGTTCAAGCATAAAAAAACTGCAAAGGTAACCAAGCATAAAAAAACTATGCCCTTTCCCCTGAAAGGATATCCAAGGCCAAGATACTACAATCTTTTTCTAAAAAGAATTAATGTTTAGTCATTCAGTGCCTCTTCCAATttgaaattacaaacctaattGGATGCATCCAGAAATGTCGCAGATAAATAGCATGGCCGCAAAACAACCTTTCATATGTAAACCATGATCTAGACATTTATCAGAAATAAAGCATTTCAAAATGAATGAAGTAAATAACTTTGACATTTGAATCATATATAGGTAACATAAATACAAATCTAGTAGATTCTCATCTAATCAAGTGAATATTTTATCTGAAAGATAAAAAGCATCGAAGAACATTGGCACAGATCCAAACGGACCCGGCAGCAGTGGGCCCAGAGAAGGGCCAGCCTATCCCTGGCTGAGCACATGAGGGAGGCTAGAGTGAAGTTTGCTTAGGAACAAGTCATAGGGAGTATAAATATGGGGGAGGGGGACATGTACTCATATCAATCAAGCAAGAAATAGAGGATTATTCCTTAGGCTCTCCTGCTACCTAGCCCCCTTGCACCGACCCTCTTCCAGTGCTGTCACCGGCTTCCCCTTGCACGTGGCCTGTGTGGGCAACCATGGGCAGGCATCGCGTCCCAATTCCCCGCCTTCCTACCTCCTCCTACAATATATGCAGTCCAGCTCTCACCAACATCGACCCATCACAAGCATACATTAGTTAAACTAACATATCACAGAAATTAAAAATAGAAATGTTTCTGTGTTCATCATGGATAAGTAAATCACAGGAAAACCTAGAGTTCAATTACAACACAGAACGCACAAATGCATAGAGACATAGACACATCCACATTGATACCTTCAGTAAGTGATTGCACTTGCCTGTGACATAGTTTCTATTTTAAGAGATGTAATGTAACAATGGTGAAATGAACCATGGACTTTTCTTGTAAGTACATCCACAACACCTAAGCTGATAACAAGCCAGCAGCTAGTTCCAATTTTTAAACAATTTTTGGGTAATCCATCATAGCAAATTTTAGAGCTATCAACCTACCATAACTGTCAATGTGGGATAGTCATTCAACAATAAAGCTAGCAAGCACTTCAGAAATTAGATGTCGAAACAGGAACAAGAATGATGAAATCACTAGTAGTGTAGTACAATTTGGAATGCTATTGCAAACACCCTTGACGATTTGACAAGCACACACACCTCATGTTTTGTTTTGCCAATTGTTGTACCTGACCTGTATCTAATTTAAGGGGAATGTGCACAAAACTCTCAATAACATCCTGGGAATGTGCCCAAAACTCTCAATAACATCGTGGACTGCAATTCACAGAAGCACAACATATACACATTTCACCAACGACAAAAAGATGCCAGTCCTACTGACAATTAGACAAGTTGGTACGGCCGCGCATGCTATGTGTTCCAGACTcccagaatttttttttaaacaaaagTAACACGCATGGTTATCTCAGATTTACTGGGACACCAAGCAAGGATGAAGTTCACCGCAGAACAGCGTCCACAGCCACATTCCTCTCCCAATCACACCCGCAAGACTACCCAAACAAACCGCTTCCCCCGGAAACAACCAACCAACCACCGCGCATCATCGAAATAGATAGAAGGGGAGGCGCGCCCGCGGGGCCCAGACCTTGTCCTTGATGCCCTGGATGCGGTTGAAGACGATGGCGCGGTGGCCACCCTCGACGTTGTAGAGGCTGTTCATGGCGGCGTAGACGGCGGCGCCGCCGAGCACGGCCACCTTGACCAGCGCGCTGGCCCCCGGCGGGGGCACCGGAATCCGGCCGCCGCCCTTCACGTTCATCCTCGCCGCGCCTGTCGGGGCCGCCGGAGACGGAGGAGATGCTGTGGTGGGGACTAGGGAGGGAGGAGCACTGGGGGGCGGCTAGGGTTTTTGTGGGGTTTTGTTTGAGGAGAGGATTGGGGGAGGTGCGGGCTTTGGACTGGGGGTTTTGTTTGATGAAGGGCGGCGGGTGATCGGGGCCTTTGGATTTTAAGCGGACGGTGGGGCGGAGCAACGGGGAGTGAGAGTGAGTGGTTTCTTTCCTGCACGGCGAGAAAAAGGAAGGAGGGCCCTGGCAGGTGGTGTCCTTGGGTGAGTGCCGTGTGGGTCCACGCCGCGGCGCTTCGCGATGGGTTTCCGAGCAGTCTCCACGACACTATCGGAACCGGGGCTCTAAGCCTCCAACCTTCAACGATGCCGTGCGTAAAACAGAGCCAAAATACTTGCTAGAaacgttttttttttaatttttgctACAGGACATAGTTAGAATACGTAATATGCTGATGGACACATCGCCACCGCTGGATCGAGATGATGTTGCTGCTGCTTCCGGTGCCACTGCTGGTCATGTCCTGAAGGTCGATGAGGTCCACGTACCACAGCAAGCAGCCGCCGTAGGAGTTTGCGGTGCAAGAACAGTTGCGGAGGCACAtctcgagcggcggcggcgctgaaAGGCTGCAGGGCAGTGCTCCTCATGGCGCAGCCCGCAGTGTGGTCGTCGTGTAGCCCCACTCGACCATAAGAGCACCCACTAGCCGCGCGGCAGCCCGTCCGTGACGTCGTAGATGAAGTAGCTCTCGTTCGCGCCGTCGACGCGAGCTCCTCGGGTCACGTGACACGCTCCGGCGGCACCCGCATCCCCTGCGACACGTCCCAGTTCTAGAAGCGTGGCGGCAACCACATCCCCTCTGGCACATCCTAGCTCTAGAAAGCGCGACGGTGACGCGAGCTCCCCGGCTCACGCGACACGCTCTGGCAGCACCCGCATCCCCCTCCGACACGTCCCAGTTCCAGAAGCGCGGCGGCGACGCGAGCTCCCCGGCTCATGCAATGTGCTCCGGCGGCACCTGCATCCCCTTCAGCACGTCCTAGCTCTAGAAGCTCGACGGCGACGCGAGCTCCCCGGCTCACGCGACACTCTCGAAGAAGTGCATGGTGGAAGCGGAAGCACTACCCAaatatggacatcactgccgaaaTTTGAACCATCAGTGGCATATCGACAGTGAtaagggttgacatcactgtcggtttctgagaaccgacactgatctataggCAACAGTATCAGTTCCTGACTCCACCCGACAGTGTTCAGTTGAACAGCACGGCTGGTTTGTAGACCCAACCGATAGTGAttgttgcttcaagagtgtcagtT belongs to Miscanthus floridulus cultivar M001 chromosome 4, ASM1932011v1, whole genome shotgun sequence and includes:
- the LOC136551244 gene encoding prohibitin-2, mitochondrial-like; protein product: MNVKGGGRIPVPPPGASALVKVAVLGGAAVYAAMNSLYNVEGGHRAIVFNRIQGIKDKVYPEGTHFMIPWFERPIIYDVRARPNLVESTSGSRDLQMVKIGLRVLTRPMPESLPHIYRTLGENFNERVLPSIIHETLKAVVAQYNASQLITQRETVSREIRKILTERARFFNIALDDVSITSLSFGKEFTHAIEAKQVAAQEAERAKFIVEKAEQDKRSAIIRAQGEAKSAELIGQAIANNPAFLALRQIEAAREISHTISASANKVFLDSNDLLLNLQQLNVSSKQKK